The Lycium barbarum isolate Lr01 chromosome 11, ASM1917538v2, whole genome shotgun sequence genome contains the following window.
ATTTCATATCAAACTCTTCTTCGCTGTTGATATACTCTAAAAAAGAACATGAAATAAGATTCTTGTAAGTTTATGTCTTTGTTCCTTTCCCCTGCTATAGATTATTAGTTGCTTTTACTTTGTTATTTGGATATGCGTAGAACATTATATAAAGCTTTCTGTCTATCTGGCTCCTCTGGTGCTATGAATCTATTATTCAAGATTTGTGAGCATCGCCATTATCAAGTGTCTTTGCGAGTATACTTGTTGGTGCATTGGAAGATCATTCATGAAGGTGTTTGGGATTGGTTACTGTATGAAAGTTAGATTTTTGGGCTGATTGTTAGATGTTTATGCTAGTTTTCTACTTCATACCCAAAGCTAAGATAAAACCATTCGGGCATCCACGTATTCTCATTTGACAGACCTCCTGTTTTCACACTGAACTTATTAGATGATTTATCGAGACTAATTTGCATGGTAAAATGGTTGTTCATACTACACTCAGTATCTGGTTTTCCTGAAGCTTATCTGAAAGGCTCTCAAAATCATATTGAAAAAGGATTAACATTGAGCGGCTAAGGCTTCATAGAAACATCTAGATTCAACAATAGAGTCCAATTACTGAATTTGGATTCAACATCTGATTTATCCCTTTTTCCTTATTAATGTTTTCTGCCTTCACTAGGTTAATTTCCCACATTATGTAAGCCTTCAACCATATATGAATACTTTTGGCACTGAAACTGTAACCACAAACATTATGATCACATTCACATTTGATTATCTTTTTTATGGTAAAGTTATGGTATTGTTTGATCAGTAATTATTGAATGTTCTGCAACTCTCTAATTGTTGCTTTGAAGTTATGGTGTTGTTAAGATTTTTTATAATTAGTAGTCCTAATTAAGCACATAGTAAGTGGCTAATGGCTAAGGCATGATATGGAAGTCAGCTGAAAAAAAAAGTGTCTAAGTCAGGTGCGTTATGTTCATATGATGGTCGATAAAGCAAAATCACTCGGTGATCAACCATTACCGGAGGAATTTTACATGTTTCGTGCAATGGTGCGGGATGAAGGTGAAAAGTGCTTAACATATATGCACGAGGCTGATAGGATTCATGTACAAGCCGATTAAAGAAGAGATGAGGTACAGGCTAACCATTTACGTCCCTCTGTTCGCAGGCGAGGAAAAGGTGGTGTTACTAGTAGGAGGGAACGTATGCCTGTTAAGAGAGGACGAATGCCTGTTGAAATGGATGAAGCGCATCAAGCCACACAAGATGCCCAAGCAGCCATGGGAGATGATCAAGAAGCAGTAAATTGTGATATTGGTTCCACTTCAAGGGATACTCAGGAATTCACTCAAGCATCAGGTATGACATATCAACCAACTAATACTCAGATTGTGCCATACATGACACCACAGGCTCCGCAATATTCAAGGGATCCAAGTCTTTCGTCACTTGAGTTGGATGATATAGAAGGTATTGAGTTGGATGAAGCAAACGATGAAGTGGATGGAAATGATTTGGAGAATGCTAGCGAAGGTTGTGATTTTTCACAAGTGACTATAACTATTCAACGTGGTGAACCATCAATGAGGCCGAAGCGTAAAATTTTTCGTAAGCGTTGTGCCACTGAAGTCACTTTCTTGACCAGCATGGTAGAATGAAAAAGCAGCGTGGTAGAAGCAAAAAACAGCTAGGTAGAACCAAAAAGAAATGAGCATTGATAGGTTTGACTTGTAAGTAAGATGAAGACACATAATCTCGCTGGTCTTGTTTAGGAGGAATGATCTTTTGGTCTTATTTCTCACTGCTGGTGTTGTTTTTAAGCTGAAAAAACAACTATGgagtattattttcttttaatacTTTGGAAGTAGCTAACTTTTTATGGATTATATGTATTTCTTTTGGATAAATTGTGCAAAGAAGTTTTTCTCTACTAGTTCATATTTAGTTGGTGTATTACTTTCACTGAAGTAGTATCTATGGTATCGTGGGAATAAGTGGACTATGTACATACTTAGACTATGTTTAATATGTGAAATTACAGTTAATGAATTTATGTTCATATCAAATTACAGTTTCTCATGTTCCTTGCCTTTTTTCTTAATCACCTCCATGTGAACAATTAACTCATTTGCAGTGTAACATGATATAGAAGAGAATCAAGTTACCTATTAGGACTAGTGCTTCAAGTTCGTACACTGCTACATAAAATTTAGGAAACTGAGCATATTGATCACTGctacataaattcaagaaactgaGCATATTGATCACATAaaataaagaagtaaaaaaaaattaactgatTACTAATGAACTAATTTAATAACTTCACAAACTCGACTAACACTTAAGTTAGACTACGGGTTGGACATTGACGCCTATCATGTTTGGTTTACCTACACAACCCGCATGCTCGCCCATATACTGCAGGACCACGATCCATCTCATTAGGAATTCTAGTTGTCCTTGGTCGATTGGGACGATGATAGAGTTCATTACTTGTCATTGTAAAACTTGGAGATGGCCAATACGCCTCGTGCCCAACTGGTGAGAATGACCCAGAATATGTTGTAGCATAACTCTTTATTGTGAAATGCTCGCTGACAAAATTTCTAGCTAATCCCCCCATTCTTTCAGTAACCTTCATGACATGTGAACATGGAAAGTGAAAATTAGCCCATTTTCCATAATCACATTTTCTTTCATTAAGTGAAACACGATGAGGATTACCACCAGTACCATCAACCTACATAGATCTAACCTCATATACCGCTGTGGGTATATTCTGATCATAAACAAAGTGCCTTTTTGAACTTTCATAGTTCTTTTCCCACTTAATTCTGAACTTTCCTGTCCATAGTTCATTTTGCTCCAGAAGTTGTTGCGTTGTTTGAGACCTACGAGTATACCGTTTAACAGTTTACCCCCCAATGATAGTTTAACCATAGCAGTGATAGGGAAGCCTCGTGGTTTTTTCAAAACTCCGTTGAACGACTCTGAAAGATTTGTTATCAACACTTCCCACCTTTTTCCATCATCATGGCTAACTGTCCATTTGTCCAGGGGAATTTCCATGAGGTATTGATATCCTTCAATATTTTCTTCCTTAATTTCCTATATCAAGGATTCAAACTTCCTTATTTGATGGGTTGTAGCAGCTCCCCACATCAGATTACTGAGGTCCTTGTTTGGAAATTGAGATTGAAAGTTGCTCTTAAGATGTCTTAGGCAAAATCGATGGAAGGCCCTAGGCTCCTGATATCACCGCAACTCCGACAAACTAGTCAAAATTCCTTTTGCCCTATCAGAGATCACACATATATCTTCTCTATCCTTTATCACATGTGCGCTCAGATTCCTAAAAAACCATTTCAGAGCCTCTTTCGACTCCCTGTCAACAATAGCAAATGCTAGAGGGAGAATGTTATCATTCCCGTCAATTCCAACAACAATTAATAATTTGATGTCATAGTTTCCATATATATGAGTTCCATCTACTAAAATAACTAGGCGACACATGTGGAACGCATCAATGCTCGGCTTGAAAGCCCAAAATACAAACTTGAAAGTTTTTACCTCTAGTGAACTCATAGACTCTACGTGTTTCCATTCCACAGCTGTTCCATGATTAAAGTACTGAAAAGCTGCAAAATATTTAGGAAGTTcactaaatgattttttaaagTCACCATACACCAATTCAAATGCATCTTGACGCCCAAGCCACGCTTTCCTGTATGTCACTTGATGACCAAATTTCTCGTGAACCTGAGTCCTGACATCTACTACAAACAACTTGGGATTTTCTCGAATTTTGTTTAGAAACAAGGATgcaatcaaattggtatctaggttGGCATGACTTGTCGTAAGCCCTTCAGTCTCACATCTATGATTATCAACATACTTTCCTATCTTCCAAAGGTTATATCCAACCTTTCAGCCACGAAGAAACCATAGACAACCTAATAAATTATAAAACCTGCATCTCACAACCCATGGACTTTTGTTTGACATTACCACCTCGAACTCTTTATTTTTGCACAAACTCCAAATCGTCACGGCCCGTTTCAACTCTGCTTTGCTGctaaaatacatattttttttttccaagtctttTTTGGCATCCTTGGACCAAACTGAACAACATCCCATCTCAGATTCTCGTGTAGAGATAAATATATCTTCCTCGTTCTCCAATGTCGTAAAGTAGGGTATATCATGACATGGAGTTTCAGACACACCATGACCAAATTGATCATGAGGATTTACGCCAATATTATTTTGAAGTAAATCTCCAATATCGCCGATATCTTCATCAGGTTCACTTTCTATTTCACTCTCTTCATCATCTCCTGAAGGATTGCCATCCTCTGAACTTTCAGAGCTAATTTCAGCATTTGCATCATTATACAAATCAATGGTGGCCTCAGCTTCTCTGTGGAGAAAAGGAAGGAACCATATTAATAAATTGTAGTAAGATTGTAGAATATATAAGAAAGTTTTTTCTCTTAGCAGAAAATTTATACCAGTACTAACGCATTTAAAAGTTAAAAAAAGCAACAATTTTGAGGTTTCTAATAAACCTGTTCTAGCACTAAATAATAGCGCAACAATTAAAAATATGTAAAAGTGCAACAGTTGGTAGTACAAATATCTTCTTGGGAGTacttataatttgactaatttatttgTTGAAGATATATAAACCCAAACTATCGGAAAAATATAATTTATTGCTTTACCTGGCCTCATATTCTCTGTGGCTACAACTAATATGTCTTTGACTACTTGAGCCTTCATCAAATGATCGATGACCATGCCTGCTAGGACCTGAACCAAATGATTGACGGAAACCACGTGTTGCACTATATGATGACACATTGGTGTGAGATTGATTATAGAAATTTGGATTGTCGTGCATCGGCAATTGCTGGAATGATGGTTGAATAATCGGTTTTGCAAAATGAGGCTAACTGGCCATAGCAAATCCATAATTTTGAGCCAACAAATTCATGTGATAACCATGCTGACCACTCATTTGAAATACATTATTTTGATTTGTTGACTTGGTCTTTACATAAAtctccaaaatatttatatcaatcTTATCCGCAAATTTTTGAGGTATGGCGAAAAATTGTAGCAAGGACCGATCATTCTCAATTTTAAACTCAATGAACCTTGTATTGTTACCTTGAAATGAGCATGGATATTTTCCAGAAATATCGATTTGAATATTTTCACTATCTGTCCCCATTTTCTCATGCAATAGTTCAACCAATTCAGCATCGTTCGTTGAAATAGACATGCTAACAATCATTTTGGAACCTTCAGTATACCTGAATCCATTCATTTCAGTAATTATTTCGCCACCTTAATACAAAGCAAGCATCACATTATGTTCAAAATTGACCATTTTACTCCTACACAGGAAAATAAGACACTTATTATCATTAATAAaacagaaaaataaattaaaactataGTTTTATTTTAACATATTACAACATATTTGACTTAATTAACTCATACATGTTGAATTTTTTAATGTTGTTCCAACAATAGGCCACACAAGTAGAAGCTTTGGTGAAAATTCttggaatgtgtttgaacatTCGTTTcatatattatattttataatGATCTGTGGTTTTGTTCGAAAAATATGACGAAAAGTGACTTTAGCATTTTTTTCGTTATTGTGTGTCAAGTAAAACGTAACTGTAGATAacgttttatagtcaaatcaGTCAGAAGGATTCCCAATTCGCAGGATTCTTTGCAAGATTCGATTGCCCGTGCCTAGTTTCAGAAGAAACGTtactgtcagttacgttttaTGCTGAAGTCATAGCTGCAGGTTACGACTTTAAGATCAATCAATGTCAGATTTCGTAGAAGGATTGTCTGTACCTGGATGGTCTAAATTCGTTACTGCCAGTAACGTATTACGTTACTGGCAgtaacaaattatattttaacgcCGTTAACCTGTGGCTTTTTTGTCCGTTgaaatttttgaataaaataatacctaatatgttactcaggaatacgtttatgctagttctgttaactttaaaaaaaaaacgtattATTTTGATGAATTGGCTTAAATAATAACTTACTTCAGTCAAAATTCCGTTTCTTTTTGTTCAACATTTCAGAACTATTGTTGAAATGCTTTCGAGACTAATGCTTTGTAAGAGAAAAAGAatatatatgtgatataataTAAGTAAAAAAATAGGATAACATAAAGCAAAAGATAACAAAAAAGATGGGAGTACATACTATAGGGCCAGATTTAATTGGGATTTACGCCGAGAATATCCCACTTAATGGGGAGGGTAAAATGCTCCTTATCAAAATTGATTTCGAAGGAGTTGAGAGTGAAGCCTAACCCACCATGAAGGTGGCtttaacacccccccccccccccccccccgccaagAATGAAAGTGTACTCACTCTTCCACTCTTATCCTCATTGGTACTACAAATAGGTATATGTTTGCGTGTGTACTTGCACTGTGTCAAGACGCGTGGATTAATTGTCCATAATTaatcacacacatatatatatatcaaactaGTGTATTTattcgcgcttcgcgcggttagaaaaaaataaaatataataaattatggatatcataatctgtaaaaaAGAGATTAATATTTACTTatcactcatatatatatatatatatatatatatgtgtgtgtgtgtgtgtgtgtgtttgatccctaccaatatatatataatctttAATAACCAAACATCTTTCAGGATATTATCATTTTTCATAATTCTTTTAACGttctatataaaaaaaattatgagaAACATTGCCggtttaaatagaaaataacttatttttttttaatataaaatccTTCTCCTTttctttgtctttttcttttgtATATCTCTATCCCGGTTTTCTAAGATTTCTATCACAGCAAAAAGAAATCTAAAACTTTGTTGCAAACAACCTATTTCACACAACATATATAAACTACTTTTTTTCTCGTACAAAATATATTTTCATATCTCtgttcatatttcacttttatagtTCTTTCTAGCATTGGTCGTTCTGTGGCATGATCTTTATATTGTTTCTTCTTCTATGCACCTATAAAAAGTATTCTGACTTATGAAGGAATGTCGATTAAGTGACCTCCAAAATTAATAATTACTTCCTCCATTTTATTATGTGTTTATTAGTTCGATTAGACATAAAACTCAGAAAAAAACAaggaagatttttgaatcttgaaaTTATAAATTAAATATGTCTAGAAGAAGTGATATGATTTTTGAaacaaattaaaaattaaagtaagacatataaattgaaataatAGACCAAGTACACAGTAAAACGCCCAACAAAATCTTAAGTTTTGTAAGTACTTAAGTACACTTAATTGTAGACCAAAAAGACCTTATCTCGGAAATAGAGATTGCAAAAACTTTCTGCGTATAATCTATAAACATTGATCTTTGTGGGTATTTTCTCCTCTAAGCACACAACCGTAGAAGCCTTTAAGCTTGAGATTGATGATGCAATGTCATGGTTGCTGCACTGGTAATATTACTCTGTGATCTTATCCCCTTTCCTTTACAAGTAAGACTTCTGCCGCAAAAAACAGTAGTTAAATGGATCCACAAGGTTATTCTCTTCACATATATAACTTACGTAGATGAAATTAATAAGAGGTGTATGTTTGATCCCTACCAGTAAATGCACAATACCTCAAAAGCCTTTATCCAAAATTACAGAAGTCCTGTATCCAAAAGTTAATCTAAATTTTCAATAACAAATAAAAGTAAATTTTACCAAAATGATCCTGCAATTCCTATGCAAATTAAGCAATAACCCACAAGAAGATGAAAacaaaaagaaagtacaagctAAAAACTTATGATCTTGGGAATATTACGTACGTGGGTGATAATGAATTGCAAAGTAAAGAAGTAAACTGTTGGAATGAATCAAAAGAAATGACTTTTCAGTTTTAACATAGCACAACCTTATCACAAGATAGAATACTACCTGGTCAATCATCTTCATTCCTCTTAGAAAAGCATAATTTGCAATAGGGGTCAAAATAGATTATTCCTTCAACTCTACCGACATATCTTCAAATTTAGTGGGAATGCTGTTAGAGCTTGGAGCCTTTGTGTCTTAAACTCCACCATTTTATTGAGTTCTAGCCGTTGGAGAAGTGCAACATTAATACCTACTATTGATAAATGGTAattatggggaaggggaagggataAGTGATAACTGACATGAGTTTTCTGCCAGAATTTTTTTTGTAGTCGTGCAACATTAATGCATAttaaaaattattaatatatTAATTATAGGCAAAGGGAAGAGATAACATAGTCTTTTAGCTCTTTAAGAGAGTTAAAAGGAGTGACTTTTGTGTATTTTAATATGTCACATAAATgggaaaaaatgtcaaaaaagggATCAAAAAGATAAATGTGAATGctagccatagagaggtgtcacatcaccttatttatgcctagatttatattatatatagattgagTGATAGCTAAGGCAGACTACCATGCTTTGACTAGAGGAGCAGAGTTACAACATtagagaaaattttggatgaaccTTATAATTTTTCTGTTGCTTCTGTATTTGTATTAGGAAATTAAATAAATCTTTAGACTGCAAAACCTAATAACTAAATTGAGCTATTAGTTTGATGGCAAGTTCAGAATCGTAAATTTCATATCCTGATGCCACAACTAATGGACGGTCCATGAATGTGATAAAGAGCATTAAATCCAAAACCATTGGCACATAATCTGATCCTCTTAATGTTGATAAAGTTGAGAAATTGGAGGATCATTAATCCTCCAGTCTTGTCTTAGCTTATTGTCCCGAATTTTGACGTTACGTAGATTAGCTATGAGCAACCTTTTCATGTTTGCTTATATTAGGAACAAAAACGTATTGAAGTGATTAGGTGTACAAGCAAACTTGAGCAAAGATCATGAATAATAACTAGAGATTGTCGAGAAAAAGCCAATTTAAGAAAACATCCGACACTTATAAATCGTAATACTCTCTTTAGCCAAGATTTGATTGATGAAGAGACATCATGGTCCAACCAAAAGACAAAAGCCACCGAGCACATTCAATGTTACGTTCAATTATCCGCTTATGCCATTTAGTTAACCTAATTATGTTGTGCCAATTTGATTTAGTTGATTAAAAGTAATCGATAATAATTAAGGGATAAAATTGATATTGTAAATAAATGATTATGTTTAAATAAGTGTTAAAATTAATAATGAGCAATTAATGTGATGGTATCGATTGACAGCCACGGTGGTTATGGCCGAGGATGATGGTTATGGTGGTAATTGATAATGGTTGTCATCAGCGGTGGTAATTGACAATGGTGGGTGATAGCGATTAGCGATGAATGGTGCGAAATTGCTTAACTTTCACCTTAGATATTTTTTGAATAGACATCTTAATAATATTAAAACTTTGTTATATGTCTTAATCATTCAAATCTATTCAAGCCCATTAAGCGGTtgtaacatgaaaaaaaaaaaacacttaatgGTTAAGATCTAGAGCTTGTTTAGATGGGCTTAGGGCTTTTAACTTATAAGGCAAAAGACATAAAGTTATACATTCTAGCTTATGACTTTTGGCATTGTTGTTTTGGcttaaatacaattttttttattttattcaagcACTACAAAAGTGTTTAAAAActgttttggcttaaaaacacctaaaataagtcaattCAATTAACAGGCTCCTAAATAATCAAgattaatatttaaaataataaacTGACTGAATTACTaaaatctgaatgattaagaacAAGACTTtaattaagtgcaaacaaatgcaGGTTTTAGAGTTGACGAGCAGAAAATGAACTCCCGAATTACGTTTGATTTTGCAATTGAGAATTAATGTATGATTTTGAGAAATGAGCAAATCTAATTTGTAAAGTTCTTAATCCGGTGCATAGATATTTACCTGTTTAAGGAATAACTTAAAAATACTTGAGGAGATCCGTCAAAatatcttttgatgattattctATCGAAAATCTGCTTATTTTAATAGGTATATTGTTCCTTTTGTTTTCTTGTCGAAAATTCTCGTGTTTTAGTAATTATATATagtcaaacctctttataatggcagcgtttgtccgaaaatttcatgGCCGCTATAGTGAGGTGCTGCTATGTATGTATACTGACATTTGACTTTTAGAtttcatttagctgttataaacaaaactacacaattttttttaatacttttTATGCTAGTATAAAAGAAACCAAacatacttgttaattttaaaatcccattgattttcatatttcattaattaaaaattgaaaagactaataaattgcTAAGAAATCCATAACTAGTTATACCATActgataaagaattaaaatctaaggaacatatgcatttaaaattaattgaaaatttaaattttcaagTTTGATGTAAGAATTCTAAAATTGTAGACTATTTCATAAACTCCAGTCTCCTATTAATAATATAAAGTTTAACTGACGAAGATTTTTGTTCATACTTTCAGTAAAAGGGAATTCAATAGTTTTCCCTTAAAGGCTGTTTAAGAACTTAATAGAATAATTGAAGATTTTTAGATATTCGTACTTGAAATTTACTATGTACATGACATTAATGATAattatcataaatattttaatattttattttatagataatatatttcttacaaactattattacacaatatttgagtgtgactgttatagagaggtaattttacaaagagtgtaccgctataatgaatgcCATTGCTATTGTGGGCAGAATGCTGTTatagaaaagtaaaatataacataaaaaatcggttccagAGAAAATCAAGCCGTTATAATGAGATGTTGTTTTAACGAATGTCAATTATAGAGAGATTTGCTGTAGTTTATTCTGTTTTCTTATCTAAACACGTTTACATTGACATAATTTTTGGAAAGCGAAAAGTAAGAAAACAATCACttcttgaatatatatatatatatatatatataaggtgtttggaaaaaaaaaaaattgagctgcaacaacaatatcaacaccTCGAGCAggaatagaaaattaattttttaagaTAAAATTATCCTTGTCTAGAATGATTATTTACAAAACTATTCCTTATAAATTTCAAAAGGGAAACCTACCATTAGAACATTATATTTCTTGGCAATGTATATTtggaaataattttttatttatagtTGGTTTATTACTTGTATGGTAggattttatatttattttcctTATATGTTTATATAATACGTACATTAGTTTTCTTAGTTGACTCTGTATgggatttttttattttgtttccttCTTCGTCTAGTTTAGGCTACATTTTGTATCTGCATATCGACTCCAAATTGGAATAGAGATATACAAATCAAattcttttttaaaatattattattggataTGGTATTAGAGTAGTTTTGATTTCGAGAAGAATTGTCGAACTCAATAATCAATATCGTACTTTAATCCTATACTGATATAAACTAAAAGTCCACCAAAACAGATAAGGGACCAGGTACCTAATCTGTTCCCTATGACAGAAAAGCGGTAAGTAAATAAAcacgatatttacgtggaaaattccttgctcaagggataGAAAACCACGACCCACCGGAGTAGGATTTCAACTTCACTAAACAA
Protein-coding sequences here:
- the LOC132619702 gene encoding uncharacterized protein LOC132619702, with translation MNGFRYTEGSKMIVSMSISTNDAELVELLHEKMGTDSENIQIDISGKYPCSFQGNNTRFIEFKIENDRSLLQFFAIPQKFADKIDINILEIYVKTKSTNQNNVFQMSGQHGYHMNLLAQNYGFAMASPSRHGHRSFDEGSSSQRHISCSHREYEAREAEATIDLYNDANAEISSESSEDGNPSGDDEESEIESEPDEDIGDIGDLLQNNIGVNPHDQFGHGVSETPCHDIPYFTTLENEEDIFISTRESEMGCCSVWSKDAKKDLEKKNMYFSSKAELKRAVTIWSLCKNKEFEVVGYNLWKIGKYVDNHRCETEGLTTSHANLDTNLIASLFLNKIRENPKLFVVDVRTQVHEKFGHQVTYRKAWLGRQDAFELVYGDFKKSFSELPKYFAAFQYFNHGTAVEWKHVESMSSLEVKTFKFVFWAFKPSIDAFHMCRLVILVDGTHIYGNYDIKLLIVVGIDGNDNILPLAFAIVDRESKEALKWFFRNLSAHVIKDREDICVISDRAKGILTSLSELR